In one window of Nothobranchius furzeri strain GRZ-AD chromosome 11, NfurGRZ-RIMD1, whole genome shotgun sequence DNA:
- the LOC129163257 gene encoding tenascin-N-like, translated as PQKKSSVSFQLVFGPQSQRLVQVTDVSRLVGWESVRRAEYYVLTYHPKFAEGDIGQVQVPNTENSYLIIGLTPGGYLHCSGACSHQKE; from the exons CCACAAAAAAAAAGCAGTGTTTCTTTCCAGCTCG TTTTTGGACCTCAGAGTCAACGGTTGGTCCAAGTGACTGACGTCTCTCGTCTGGTTGGGTGGGAATCAGTCCGCAGGGCAGAGTATTATGTGTTAACATACCATCCCAAATTTGCTGAGGGTGACATAGGGCAg GTTCAGGTTCCCAACACAGAGAATTCTTACCTGATCATAGGTCTGACCCCGGGGGGTTACCTACATTGTTCAGGCGCTTGCAGTCATCAAAAAGAATAG